In Chitinophaga nivalis, a single genomic region encodes these proteins:
- a CDS encoding tyrosine-type recombinase/integrase: MNEPLYSLAERFISYIQLEKRYSEHTCTAYRNDLLQFFDYTTASYGSTAVDELSHVMIRSWLARLMEDAMTAKSVNRKISTLKSFFKFCLRLGLVKQSPMIKVAAPKISRRLPGFIEEKGMKALEDNRSPVSVTSLHIFADDFEGTTHRLIFDIFYQTGIRLSELIGLQEFRVDKSSLSIKVMGKGGKERVIPINEALYAQIADYMAAKRSHLEDFEGGVLLVHPHSGQRLYPKYVYLTVRKYLTEHQITTLKKKSPHILRHTFATHLTNNGADLNAVKELLGHASLAATQVYTHTTIEQLKKVYKQAHPKA; encoded by the coding sequence TTGAACGAACCATTATACTCCTTAGCCGAGCGATTCATCTCCTATATTCAGCTCGAAAAGCGATACTCCGAACATACCTGTACGGCCTATCGCAACGATCTCCTCCAGTTTTTCGATTACACTACCGCCAGTTACGGCAGCACTGCTGTAGATGAATTGAGTCATGTTATGATTCGCAGCTGGCTTGCCCGGTTAATGGAAGATGCCATGACCGCCAAAAGTGTAAACCGGAAAATCTCCACCCTGAAATCCTTCTTTAAATTCTGCCTGCGGCTTGGACTGGTCAAACAGTCGCCTATGATTAAAGTAGCGGCGCCGAAAATCAGCCGCCGGTTACCCGGCTTTATTGAAGAAAAGGGCATGAAGGCACTGGAAGATAACCGCAGTCCGGTATCTGTTACCTCCCTGCACATCTTTGCCGACGATTTTGAAGGCACTACCCATCGGTTGATTTTTGACATATTTTATCAGACGGGTATCCGATTGTCTGAATTGATCGGTTTACAGGAATTCCGGGTAGATAAAAGCAGCCTCTCCATTAAGGTGATGGGGAAGGGAGGGAAGGAGCGCGTTATTCCTATTAATGAGGCCCTTTATGCCCAAATAGCAGATTATATGGCAGCGAAGCGCAGCCACCTGGAAGATTTCGAAGGAGGCGTATTGCTGGTGCATCCGCATAGCGGACAACGTTTGTATCCCAAGTATGTATACTTAACGGTACGCAAATACCTGACGGAGCATCAGATTACCACCCTGAAAAAGAAAAGCCCGCATATATTACGACATACGTTTGCTACCCATCTCACCAATAATGGTGCAGACCTGAATGCGGTGAAAGAGCTGTTGGGGCACGCCAGTCTCGCTGCCACGCAGGTTTACACGCATACTACCATTGAGCAGTTGAAGAAGGTTTATAAGCAGGCGCACCCCAAGGCGTGA
- the dinB gene encoding DNA polymerase IV produces MITLQQRTIAHFDLDCFFVSVECQQDSRLKGQPLLIGGSSDRAVVAACSYEARRYGIHSAMPMKTALRLCPHAIVRSGDLENYSKKSREVTDIIAGKAPLYEKSSIDEFYLDLSGMDKFFGSLKWTAELRKAIMKASGLPISFGLATNKLVSKVATDEAKPNGQLEVLSGEEKSFLAPLAIEKIPMVGRETASQLRRRGVETVKTLSEVPISLLEAWMGKNGISLWKKANGIDESPVVPYYEQQSISTENTFPADTIDMVFLHAELVRMTEKIAFELRQQNKLTGCVTVKIRYSDFETVTRQMSIPYSCADHILLEKVKELFKKAYDRRLLVRLIGVRFSHLVQGNYQISLFDDSQEMIALYQAIDHIKNRFGWQYLMKGTNVLPPDSKDRHRPATDIMPYLKR; encoded by the coding sequence ATGATTACTTTACAACAGCGTACGATTGCGCACTTTGATCTGGATTGCTTTTTTGTGTCTGTGGAATGCCAGCAGGATAGCCGGTTAAAAGGTCAGCCCCTGTTAATAGGAGGCAGCAGCGACCGGGCCGTCGTAGCCGCCTGCAGCTACGAAGCAAGGCGTTATGGCATTCATTCCGCCATGCCCATGAAAACAGCCCTGCGGCTTTGTCCGCATGCGATTGTACGCAGCGGCGACCTGGAAAACTACAGCAAAAAATCGCGGGAAGTCACCGACATCATCGCAGGTAAAGCACCCCTGTATGAAAAATCATCGATTGATGAATTCTACCTGGACCTATCCGGCATGGATAAGTTTTTTGGGTCCCTCAAATGGACGGCTGAACTGAGAAAAGCCATCATGAAAGCGTCCGGTCTACCCATTTCATTTGGGCTGGCCACCAATAAACTGGTATCCAAAGTAGCTACTGATGAAGCCAAACCCAACGGGCAGCTGGAAGTACTCTCCGGAGAAGAAAAAAGCTTCCTGGCACCACTGGCCATTGAAAAAATCCCCATGGTAGGCCGCGAAACAGCCTCCCAACTGAGGCGCCGCGGCGTAGAAACCGTAAAAACACTCAGTGAAGTACCCATCTCCCTGCTGGAAGCATGGATGGGAAAAAACGGGATCTCCCTCTGGAAAAAAGCCAATGGTATTGATGAATCTCCAGTGGTGCCTTATTATGAACAACAATCTATTTCCACTGAAAATACTTTTCCGGCAGATACTATCGACATGGTATTCCTGCATGCAGAGCTGGTACGCATGACCGAAAAGATTGCCTTCGAACTCCGACAGCAAAATAAACTCACCGGCTGCGTTACCGTGAAAATCCGCTACTCGGATTTTGAAACCGTTACCCGGCAAATGTCTATCCCCTACTCCTGCGCCGACCACATTCTGCTGGAAAAAGTGAAAGAGCTGTTTAAAAAAGCCTATGACCGGAGATTGCTGGTTCGCCTGATAGGCGTACGTTTCAGCCACCTCGTACAAGGCAACTACCAGATCAGTCTCTTCGACGACAGTCAGGAAATGATTGCCCTCTACCAGGCCATTGATCACATCAAAAACCGCTTTGGCTGGCAATACCTGATGAAAGGCACCAATGTGCTGCCGCCCGACAGCAAAGACCGCCACCGGCCTGCTACAGACATCATGCCTTATCTTAAAAGATAA
- a CDS encoding RES family NAD+ phosphorylase has product MEVYRISKCAYINDLSGTGARLYGGRWNSPGHAVVYTAGSRALSALEVLVHIPLKNIVQDFCIATIHIPDHIAIKALTKDDLPSGWQSLTPSPQLQCIGDEWVDTAKYAALRIPSVVIADEFNYLINPLHPEAAEITIVDMQPFVFDQRLKK; this is encoded by the coding sequence ATGGAAGTATACAGGATCAGTAAGTGCGCTTACATCAATGACCTGAGTGGAACGGGTGCACGCCTGTATGGAGGCCGCTGGAACAGTCCGGGACATGCAGTAGTATATACCGCCGGCAGCAGGGCCCTGTCTGCACTGGAAGTACTGGTGCATATACCGCTGAAAAACATTGTGCAGGATTTCTGCATCGCTACCATTCATATTCCGGATCACATTGCGATCAAGGCGCTCACCAAAGATGACCTGCCTTCGGGCTGGCAATCCCTTACCCCTTCTCCTCAACTGCAATGTATCGGAGACGAATGGGTAGATACCGCTAAATATGCGGCGTTACGTATTCCCTCCGTGGTGATTGCCGATGAATTCAACTATCTCATCAACCCACTGCATCCGGAAGCTGCGGAAATCACCATTGTGGATATGCAGCCTTTTGTATTTGATCAACGGTTGAAAAAATAA
- a CDS encoding cupin domain-containing protein: MRFHVSFAESLRQLQKSDDDFAVLFEHGSMKGIIFGPDEIDGQEPHIQDEIYLVMRGSGEFVLDDKIVTVGPGDFLFVPAGMEHQFQNFTPDLLLWVIFYGQDGGEKE, encoded by the coding sequence ATGAGGTTTCATGTTTCTTTTGCCGAGTCATTACGACAATTGCAGAAAAGCGACGACGACTTTGCGGTATTGTTTGAACACGGATCTATGAAGGGGATTATATTTGGTCCCGATGAGATAGATGGGCAGGAACCCCATATACAGGATGAGATTTATCTGGTGATGCGTGGCAGCGGGGAATTTGTGCTGGACGACAAGATCGTAACCGTAGGCCCTGGGGATTTCCTGTTTGTACCTGCTGGTATGGAACATCAGTTTCAGAATTTTACCCCTGATTTATTGTTATGGGTCATTTTTTATGGGCAGGATGGCGGGGAAAAAGAATAA
- a CDS encoding XRE family transcriptional regulator, which translates to MSVVCQNLKYLRKQKAWTQQEFADKLGIKRSLLGAYEEERAEPRTEVLEQVSDMFRVSIDDLLRRDLGSQKDNFLEKRRQQKLGNPRQAIQFVPVKAAAGYLAGYNDDEFIEELNTFTLPMLGAGDYRAFEIAGDSMLPVTSGSVIVCHKVEGWEEIKNNETYVVVTSREGIVFKRIIKSNRTKARITLASDNPQFEPYAVEMEEVLELWQSDAVISKAGQQSRMSVNHLADMVSHLQDQVSLLKKKLKD; encoded by the coding sequence ATGTCCGTAGTATGCCAGAATTTGAAATATCTGCGTAAGCAAAAAGCATGGACGCAGCAAGAGTTTGCCGATAAACTGGGCATCAAGCGTTCCCTGCTGGGCGCATATGAGGAAGAACGTGCGGAGCCACGTACAGAAGTGTTGGAACAGGTCAGTGATATGTTCCGGGTGTCTATTGATGACCTGTTACGACGCGACCTGGGGTCTCAGAAAGATAATTTCCTGGAAAAACGCCGCCAGCAGAAATTGGGAAATCCCCGCCAGGCCATTCAGTTTGTGCCGGTAAAAGCCGCAGCTGGTTATCTGGCTGGTTATAATGATGATGAATTTATCGAAGAGTTAAACACATTCACCCTGCCTATGCTGGGAGCTGGTGATTACCGTGCATTTGAAATTGCGGGTGATTCCATGTTACCGGTGACTTCTGGTTCTGTGATCGTATGTCACAAGGTGGAAGGCTGGGAAGAGATAAAGAATAACGAAACTTACGTGGTAGTTACTTCCCGGGAAGGAATCGTCTTTAAGCGTATTATCAAGAGTAACCGCACCAAAGCCAGAATTACGCTGGCATCTGATAACCCGCAGTTTGAGCCGTATGCCGTAGAAATGGAAGAAGTGCTGGAATTATGGCAGTCGGATGCGGTGATCAGTAAAGCCGGGCAGCAAAGCCGGATGAGCGTTAACCATCTGGCAGACATGGTCAGCCACCTGCAGGATCAGGTAAGTCTGCTGAAAAAGAAGCTGAAAGACTAA
- a CDS encoding aspartate kinase codes for MKVLKFGGTSVGKPERMQSVAQLITADNDQKIVVLSALSGTTNSLVEISQSLSEGKKEQAKQQIDKLEQHYRTFGEELVKQEAGRAAAKAIIDEHFEFLNIILKISFNEALNKDILAQGELLSTRLFCAYLEEAGIPGVLLPALDFMSIDEHEEPEIPKIKIKLANLISQHKDNKVFITQGYICRNARGEVDNLKRGGSDYSASLIGAAIQASEVQIWTDIDGMHNNDPRVVKKTFPIDQLSFDEAAELAYFGAKILHPASIWPAQHFNIPVKLLNTMQPEAKGTIITEMPKGNGVKAVAAKDGIIAIKIKSSRMLLAYGFLRKIFEIFEKYRTPIDMITTSEVAVSITIDSAQYLDQILKELQPFGTVELDHHQTIVSIVGNEVAATPSIITKLFDAMDEIPLRMISYGGSRHNISILINGQYKERTLQVLNKGLFGLE; via the coding sequence ATGAAAGTGTTAAAATTTGGTGGAACCTCAGTGGGAAAACCAGAGCGTATGCAGTCGGTAGCACAGCTGATCACCGCAGATAACGATCAGAAAATTGTGGTACTGTCTGCCCTGTCAGGCACCACCAACTCGCTGGTGGAAATTAGTCAGTCACTGTCAGAAGGAAAGAAGGAACAAGCAAAGCAGCAAATAGATAAGCTGGAGCAACATTACCGCACTTTCGGGGAAGAACTGGTGAAGCAGGAAGCCGGTCGCGCTGCCGCGAAGGCCATCATTGATGAACACTTCGAATTTCTGAATATCATCCTGAAGATATCCTTTAATGAAGCCCTCAATAAAGATATCCTTGCACAGGGTGAACTGCTGTCTACCCGCCTGTTCTGTGCCTATCTCGAAGAAGCCGGTATTCCTGGTGTACTCCTGCCTGCACTGGATTTCATGAGCATTGATGAACACGAAGAACCAGAGATCCCTAAAATCAAGATCAAACTGGCGAACCTCATCAGTCAGCATAAAGACAACAAAGTATTTATCACCCAGGGATATATCTGCCGCAATGCAAGAGGCGAAGTAGATAACCTGAAACGAGGCGGCAGTGATTATTCTGCATCCCTGATTGGTGCTGCTATCCAGGCATCTGAAGTACAGATCTGGACAGACATCGACGGTATGCACAACAATGATCCGCGGGTAGTGAAAAAGACTTTCCCGATTGATCAGCTGTCATTTGATGAAGCAGCGGAGCTGGCCTACTTTGGCGCCAAGATCCTGCACCCGGCTTCTATCTGGCCGGCACAGCACTTCAACATTCCTGTGAAATTGCTGAACACCATGCAGCCGGAAGCTAAAGGTACCATCATCACCGAAATGCCTAAAGGCAATGGTGTGAAGGCGGTAGCTGCCAAAGATGGTATCATTGCCATCAAAATCAAATCCAGCAGAATGTTGCTGGCATATGGTTTCCTCCGTAAGATCTTCGAAATATTCGAAAAGTACCGCACACCGATCGATATGATCACTACTTCCGAAGTAGCCGTATCCATCACGATCGATAGTGCACAATACCTGGATCAGATCCTGAAAGAGCTGCAGCCTTTCGGTACCGTAGAGCTGGATCATCATCAAACCATCGTTTCTATTGTGGGTAATGAAGTAGCGGCAACGCCTTCTATTATCACCAAGCTGTTTGATGCCATGGATGAAATTCCATTGCGCATGATTTCCTATGGTGGCAGCAGACACAATATCTCTATCCTGATCAATGGTCAGTATAAAGAAAGAACGCTGCAGGTACTGAACAAAGGATTGTTCGGTCTGGAATAA
- the rpsU gene encoding 30S ribosomal protein S21 — MLIIDSKDCENIDKALKKYKKKFEKARILLQLRSRQSFTKPSVKRRTQVLKAVYKQQLATGKFED, encoded by the coding sequence ATGTTGATCATTGATTCTAAAGATTGCGAAAACATAGACAAGGCGCTTAAAAAATATAAAAAGAAATTTGAGAAAGCTCGCATTTTACTGCAGCTGAGATCGCGCCAGTCTTTTACTAAACCTTCTGTTAAACGCCGTACTCAGGTGTTGAAAGCTGTTTACAAGCAACAGTTGGCTACCGGTAAATTCGAAGATTAA
- a CDS encoding SdpI family protein: protein MKQPDYTKEILILVLLLIPMAYLGIIWPSLPAIIPTNFNIEGVPERVGTKRDFLLLMIFLFFTNALIYFLFRYIPKEDEITDSGEVSHKEFYRIRFLIHTYQAVFTCIIIFMVSQGKPFAMERWAFIGVGLLLTAIGYYLRNLKPNNYVGVRTPWTLQSTEIWTETHRMASNLWLSAGIAVIIAGFFLSLVTGVFIIFFIAIVLAALPYIYSFRLFNKDKG from the coding sequence ATGAAACAACCGGATTATACAAAAGAGATACTTATCCTGGTACTGTTACTCATACCGATGGCCTATCTGGGCATTATCTGGCCTTCCCTGCCAGCAATTATTCCTACCAATTTCAATATAGAAGGGGTGCCTGAACGGGTAGGTACCAAGCGGGATTTTCTGTTACTGATGATCTTTTTGTTTTTTACTAATGCTTTGATCTATTTTCTCTTCCGGTATATTCCCAAGGAAGACGAAATAACGGATAGCGGGGAGGTGTCACATAAAGAGTTTTACCGGATCCGTTTTCTGATCCATACCTACCAGGCTGTTTTTACTTGTATCATTATTTTCATGGTGAGTCAGGGAAAACCATTTGCCATGGAACGCTGGGCATTTATCGGGGTAGGATTGCTGTTAACGGCGATCGGCTATTATCTCCGGAACCTGAAACCCAATAACTATGTAGGGGTAAGAACGCCGTGGACGCTGCAGAGTACCGAGATATGGACAGAGACACATCGGATGGCCAGTAACCTGTGGTTGAGTGCAGGCATTGCCGTTATTATCGCCGGTTTTTTCCTGTCACTGGTCACAGGGGTGTTTATTATTTTCTTTATAGCTATAGTATTGGCAGCTTTGCCGTATATTTACTCCTTCAGATTATTCAACAAAGACAAGGGATAA
- a CDS encoding DNA polymerase III subunit alpha — protein MYLNCKTFFSLRYGTMPASTLLEKAHELGITSLALTNINHTSDAWEFVAQCREYLIKPILGVECRNEHTFKYLLLARNQEGWYHINAFLSAYLQTEQPFPDTAPVLPHTFVIYAWGNRSPAALAPHELLGIRPREVNQLFRTDTAAIRDKLVIMQPVTFQDDTHYELHRLLRAIDQNILISQLEPATTAHPDEQFRTPAQLLSAFEAHPHIVQNTLAVMDACTMEVDFNISRNKKNFTGSVEQDREKLRELALEGMLYRYGDQHTVARQRIEKELAIVAQLNFEAYFLITWDIIRYARERDFFYVGRGSGANSIIAYCLKITDVDPIALDLYFERFLNPYRSSPPDFDIDFSWRDRDEIISYVFEKYGNAYTALLGTVTTFQTNAIIRELGKVYGLPKKEIDKILENGFDIRLDGDDIQKKIQHFSNLMTTEKAFPNHLSIHAGGILISEAPIHHYCTTYLPPKGFCTAQLDMLQAARIGLHKFDILSQRGLGHIRDTIQLVRENKQVEIDIHHVKAFMIDTQVKENLRNVNTIGCFYIESPAMRQLLQKLSCDDYLTLVAASSIIRPGVAQSGMMKQYIQRYHHPEQVVYQHPIIEALLHETFGIMVYQEDVIKVAHHFADMELADADSLRHAMAGKYRGSKDFEKIEALYFANCARLGRPLDVATEVWRQIASFANFSFSKAHSASFAVESYQSLYLKTYFPAEFMVAVINNFGGFYNRELYFRELLKTGVTLHPPCVNNSDYPTKIKGDAVYVGLIHIEGLEQGLAERILENRRLYGAFLHLEDFTARISPAPEQLEILIRIGGFKFTGHTKKELLWKGSLLVKQKDTRQVPAMSLFPSAPVDCQLPTLTYHAHEDAFDEIDLLGFPLTSPFEVLQHDQSTYIPARMFGQYRGQYITTLGYLVTTKFLRSAKGEPMCFGTFLDREGSFIDTTHFPDSLRQYPLQKSGFYVLQGKVADEYGVLSLEINKMRKIGYFEDKKMQ, from the coding sequence ATGTATCTCAACTGTAAAACATTTTTCAGTCTCCGCTATGGCACCATGCCGGCATCTACCCTGCTGGAAAAAGCCCATGAACTGGGTATTACCTCGCTGGCTCTTACCAACATCAACCATACTTCCGATGCCTGGGAGTTTGTGGCGCAATGCCGCGAATACCTCATCAAACCGATACTGGGTGTGGAATGCAGGAATGAACACACGTTCAAATATCTCCTGCTGGCCCGCAACCAGGAAGGCTGGTATCATATCAATGCTTTTCTTTCGGCCTATCTGCAGACGGAGCAACCCTTTCCGGATACCGCGCCGGTGCTGCCCCACACTTTTGTCATCTATGCCTGGGGCAACCGCTCTCCCGCTGCCCTGGCGCCGCATGAACTACTGGGCATCCGGCCCCGCGAAGTTAACCAGCTATTCCGGACCGATACCGCCGCCATCCGCGATAAGCTGGTGATCATGCAGCCGGTGACCTTTCAGGATGATACCCATTACGAATTACACCGCCTGCTGCGCGCCATTGATCAGAACATCCTGATTTCCCAGCTGGAACCTGCTACTACAGCGCATCCGGACGAACAATTCCGCACGCCGGCCCAACTGCTCTCCGCTTTTGAAGCCCATCCGCATATTGTGCAAAACACCCTGGCGGTCATGGATGCCTGTACCATGGAGGTCGATTTTAACATCTCCCGAAATAAAAAAAATTTCACAGGCAGTGTGGAACAAGACCGGGAAAAACTCCGGGAACTGGCACTGGAAGGCATGTTATATCGTTATGGTGATCAGCATACCGTTGCCCGGCAACGCATCGAAAAAGAACTGGCCATTGTTGCCCAGCTGAATTTTGAAGCCTACTTCCTCATCACCTGGGATATTATCCGATATGCCCGGGAGCGGGATTTTTTTTATGTGGGACGTGGCAGCGGCGCCAATTCCATCATCGCCTACTGCCTGAAAATTACGGATGTAGACCCCATTGCGCTGGATCTATACTTTGAACGTTTCCTCAACCCTTACCGCTCTTCTCCGCCGGATTTCGACATTGACTTCTCCTGGCGCGACCGGGATGAAATTATCAGCTATGTTTTTGAAAAATACGGTAACGCCTATACGGCTTTACTGGGTACCGTTACTACCTTTCAGACAAATGCCATTATCCGGGAGCTGGGCAAAGTATATGGTCTGCCCAAAAAAGAGATCGATAAAATCCTGGAAAACGGCTTTGATATCAGATTGGACGGAGACGACATCCAGAAAAAGATACAGCATTTCAGCAACCTGATGACCACGGAAAAAGCTTTTCCCAACCACCTTAGCATACATGCCGGCGGTATCCTGATCAGCGAAGCCCCTATCCATCATTACTGTACGACCTATTTACCTCCCAAAGGATTTTGTACTGCCCAGCTGGATATGCTGCAGGCAGCACGTATCGGGCTGCATAAGTTCGATATCCTGAGCCAGCGCGGGTTAGGCCATATCCGGGATACCATTCAGCTGGTGCGTGAAAACAAACAGGTGGAGATTGATATTCATCATGTAAAGGCATTTATGATTGATACGCAGGTAAAAGAAAACCTGAGAAACGTAAATACAATCGGCTGTTTTTATATTGAATCTCCCGCCATGCGACAACTGCTGCAAAAGCTATCGTGCGATGATTATCTCACCCTGGTAGCCGCCAGTTCTATCATACGCCCGGGCGTAGCACAGTCGGGGATGATGAAACAATACATCCAGCGTTATCATCATCCGGAACAGGTCGTATACCAGCATCCTATTATTGAAGCGCTATTACATGAGACGTTTGGGATTATGGTGTATCAGGAAGATGTGATTAAAGTGGCGCATCATTTTGCAGATATGGAATTAGCAGACGCCGACTCCCTGCGCCACGCCATGGCTGGCAAATACAGAGGTTCCAAAGACTTTGAAAAAATAGAAGCACTGTATTTTGCCAACTGCGCACGCCTGGGACGTCCACTGGATGTAGCAACAGAAGTGTGGCGACAAATTGCCAGCTTCGCCAACTTCTCTTTTTCCAAAGCCCATTCTGCCAGCTTCGCAGTGGAAAGCTATCAAAGCCTTTACCTGAAAACCTATTTCCCCGCTGAATTCATGGTGGCGGTTATCAACAACTTCGGCGGCTTCTATAACCGGGAACTGTATTTCCGGGAACTACTCAAAACAGGCGTTACCCTACATCCCCCCTGTGTGAATAACAGTGACTACCCTACGAAAATAAAAGGTGACGCGGTATATGTAGGTCTGATTCATATTGAAGGCCTGGAACAGGGGCTGGCAGAACGGATCCTGGAAAACCGGCGATTGTACGGGGCTTTTCTCCACCTGGAAGATTTTACCGCCCGGATATCACCCGCACCGGAACAACTGGAAATACTGATCCGTATCGGGGGCTTTAAATTTACCGGACATACCAAAAAGGAATTATTGTGGAAAGGCAGCCTGCTCGTTAAACAAAAAGATACCCGCCAGGTACCGGCCATGTCTTTATTTCCCAGCGCGCCGGTTGACTGTCAGCTACCTACATTGACCTACCACGCCCATGAAGATGCCTTCGATGAAATAGACCTCCTGGGATTTCCGCTGACATCTCCTTTTGAGGTGTTGCAGCATGATCAAAGTACATATATCCCTGCCCGTATGTTCGGGCAATACCGGGGGCAATACATTACTACCCTGGGCTACCTGGTTACCACCAAGTTTCTTCGCAGTGCGAAGGGAGAACCGATGTGTTTTGGTACCTTCCTCGACCGGGAAGGCAGCTTTATAGATACCACCCATTTTCCGGACAGTTTACGGCAGTATCCGCTGCAGAAAAGTGGTTTTTACGTATTACAGGGCAAGGTGGCGGATGAATATGGGGTATTGTCATTGGAAATCAACAAAATGCGTAAAATCGGGTATTTTGAAGATAAGAAGATGCAATAA
- a CDS encoding Ldh family oxidoreductase: MEHIFSYHHLREFTREVFIHMGCPVEQAALASEVLVAADLRGIDSHGVARLSGYVRLWEAGRINSRPDIRIVHETPSTAVVDGDAGLGLVVAPFAMEVAMRKAAVAGTGWVSVKNSNHFGIAGYHAMKALDQDMIGMAMTNASPLVAPTFSTERMLGTNPIAVAIPAKEQPAFVADFATTTAANGKLEILQRKNQEAPYGWIQDKEGNSSTNPHELKAGGALLPLGGDRDHGSHKGYCLGAIVDVFSAVLSGANYGPWAPPFVSFLPLAPDPVGEGLGHFFGAMRVDAFRPADEFKSHMDNWISRFRAATPVAGEQVLIPGDPEREMQQHRLENGIPVLAPVVKDMQEVAAKFKLNF, from the coding sequence ATGGAACATATTTTTTCTTATCATCATTTAAGGGAGTTCACCCGGGAAGTGTTTATTCACATGGGTTGCCCGGTAGAACAGGCTGCATTGGCCAGTGAAGTATTGGTAGCCGCAGATTTACGGGGAATCGACTCTCATGGTGTAGCCCGTTTGTCGGGATATGTACGTTTATGGGAAGCCGGCCGTATCAACAGCCGCCCGGATATCCGGATTGTGCATGAAACACCCAGTACCGCAGTAGTGGATGGCGACGCAGGTTTAGGCCTGGTAGTAGCTCCTTTTGCGATGGAAGTGGCCATGCGAAAGGCAGCAGTAGCGGGTACCGGCTGGGTGAGTGTGAAAAATTCCAACCACTTCGGTATTGCCGGTTATCACGCCATGAAGGCGCTGGACCAGGATATGATTGGCATGGCGATGACCAATGCCAGTCCACTGGTAGCACCTACGTTCTCCACAGAACGGATGTTGGGTACCAATCCGATTGCCGTAGCTATTCCCGCTAAGGAGCAGCCGGCGTTTGTAGCGGATTTTGCTACCACCACTGCGGCCAATGGTAAACTGGAAATTTTACAACGTAAAAATCAGGAAGCACCATATGGCTGGATACAGGATAAAGAAGGTAACAGCAGTACCAACCCGCACGAACTGAAAGCAGGCGGCGCTTTGCTGCCGCTGGGAGGTGACCGGGATCACGGAAGTCATAAAGGGTATTGTTTGGGAGCAATTGTTGATGTATTTTCGGCCGTTCTTTCAGGTGCCAACTATGGTCCGTGGGCACCGCCATTCGTGAGTTTTCTGCCATTGGCGCCCGATCCGGTAGGAGAAGGACTGGGACATTTCTTCGGCGCGATGCGCGTAGATGCCTTCCGCCCGGCAGATGAATTTAAGTCTCACATGGATAATTGGATCAGCCGCTTTAGAGCTGCCACCCCTGTAGCAGGTGAGCAGGTATTAATACCCGGAGACCCGGAAAGGGAGATGCAACAGCATCGCCTGGAAAATGGGATTCCGGTCTTAGCCCCGGTAGTAAAAGATATGCAGGAGGTAGCTGCGAAATTTAAATTGAATTTCTAA
- the parS gene encoding type II RES/Xre toxin-antitoxin system antitoxin — MKHIKGYRVQENALMIVEDPGAAYILGSGYFDFIQLSRSGIIKRALLNLSRQLSFSLSELAQVLHISERTLQRYADDAKLSADTSERAILLSQLYQRGTEVFGQLENFKEWMRTPLPAFNYQSPISLLDTTFGFQLIQDELGRIEHGIFA; from the coding sequence ATGAAACATATAAAAGGATACCGTGTTCAGGAGAATGCATTAATGATCGTGGAAGACCCTGGCGCAGCCTATATTCTGGGCAGCGGGTACTTTGATTTTATTCAGCTTTCGAGAAGTGGCATTATTAAAAGAGCCTTGCTGAATTTAAGCCGCCAGCTTTCCTTCTCTTTATCAGAGCTTGCCCAGGTGCTGCATATATCAGAACGAACCTTACAACGATATGCAGACGACGCAAAACTTTCTGCTGACACATCTGAACGGGCCATTTTACTTTCCCAGCTTTACCAACGCGGTACAGAAGTATTTGGTCAACTCGAGAATTTCAAGGAATGGATGAGAACTCCATTACCCGCCTTCAACTATCAATCCCCTATTTCGCTTTTAGATACTACGTTTGGGTTTCAGCTCATCCAGGATGAGCTGGGCCGCATCGAGCATGGTATCTTTGCTTAA
- a CDS encoding HPF/RaiA family ribosome-associated protein has translation MNVQIQTVHFDADSKLIDHVNKKIQKLNTFYDRIVSVDVFLKLDNLAHQVKDKIAEIRVRIPRQDLFVKHESKSFEESFDLAFDSLVGQVKKQKEKKFQ, from the coding sequence ATGAACGTACAAATTCAAACTGTGCATTTTGATGCTGATTCAAAACTGATTGATCACGTGAACAAAAAGATTCAGAAACTTAATACATTTTATGACCGGATTGTTAGTGTAGATGTATTTCTGAAATTAGATAATCTAGCACATCAGGTTAAGGATAAAATTGCTGAGATTAGAGTACGTATCCCGCGCCAGGACTTGTTTGTCAAGCACGAGTCCAAATCCTTCGAAGAGTCTTTTGACCTGGCTTTTGACTCCCTTGTAGGGCAGGTTAAAAAACAAAAAGAGAAGAAATTTCAATAA